The Brassica oleracea var. oleracea cultivar TO1000 chromosome C6, BOL, whole genome shotgun sequence genome includes a region encoding these proteins:
- the LOC106299572 gene encoding beta-glucosidase BoGH3B-like — protein MAATIYGVRSFFLLAAIVILFYGRYGGATAATRGYIKYKDPKAAVEERVEDLLTRMTLPEKLGQMCQVDRFNFSFFPPATRHEIFTKYLIGSVLSNPYDTGASPSKRVVEVNTMQKLSLSTRLGIPLLYAIDAVHGHNTFINATIFPHNVGLGATRDPDLVKKIGAITALEVRATGIAQAFAPCVAVCRDPRWGRCYESYSEDPKVVNMMTESIMEGLQGNAPYVADFKTKLAGCAKHFVGDGGTVGGINENNTVADNATLFGIHMPPFEIAVKKGIASIMASYSSLNGVKMHANRAMITDYLKNTLKFQGFVISDWLGIDKITTPPRANYTYSIEASINAGIDMVMVPFQYIEFLEGLTKLVNGGYIPMSRIDDAVRRVLRVKFSIGLFENPLAEETLVSEFGSEAHREIAREAVRKSMVLLKNGKTNVDKVIPLQRNVKKIVVAGAHANNMGWQCGGFTLTWQGFNGTGENIGRNKAMQLPTGKTRGTTILEAIMKTVDHTTEVVYAEEPNQDTSKLHIDAAYTIVVVGEAPYAETQGDSTTLSIAAPGPDTIRHTCGSGMKCVVVLVTGRPLVIEPYLDTIDALVVAWLPGTEGQGITDVLFGDHPFTGTLPRTWMKSVTQLPMNVGDKNYDPLFPFGYGIKT, from the exons ATGGCGGCGACAATATACGGCGTCAGGAGCTTTTTCTTGTTGGCGGCGATTGTGATATTGTTCTACGGTCGTTATGGAGGCGCCACCGCAGCCACCAGAGGTTACATTAAGTACAAAGATCCAAAAGCGGCTGTGGAAGAAAGAGTAGAGGATTTGCTAACACGAATGACATTACCTGAGAAACTTGGTCAAATGTGTCAAGTTGATCGGTTCAACTTCTCATTTTTCCCCCCGGCCACGCGCCACGAAATCTTCACAAAGTACCTGATCG GAAGCGTTTTGAGCAATCCGTATGATACCGGGGCTAGTCCATCAAAGCGGGTCGTCGAAGTGAACACCATGCAGAAATTGAGTCTTTCGACGAGGCTTGGAATCCCTTTGCTTTACGCCATTGATGCGGTTCATGGCCACAACACTTTTATCAATGCCACCATCTTCCCTCACAACGTCGGTCTTGGTGCCACTAG GGATCCTGATCTTGTCAAAAAGATTGGAGCTATAACTGCGCTTGAAGTAAGAGCTACCGGAATCGCACAAGCTTTTGCGCCTTGTGTTGCG GTTTGCAGAGATCCTAGATGGGGAAGGTGTTATGAGAGCTATAGCGAAGATCCTAAAGTGGTGAATATGATGACCGAAAGTATCATGGAGGGATTACAAGGAAATGCTCCTTACGTTGCTGACTTCAA GACTAAACTGGCTGGTTGCGCCAAACATTTTGTTGGGGATGGAGGAACGGTAGGTGGAATCAATGAGAATAACACTGTGGCTGATAACGCTACTCTCTTTGGTATCCATATGCCTCCTTTTGAGATAGCCGTAAAGAAAGGGATCGCATCAATCATGGCTTCTTATTCTAGTCTCAACGGTGTTAAGATGCATGCAAACCGGGCAATGATCACTGATTACCTCAAGAACACCCTCAAATTCCAAGGCTTTGTTATCTCTGACTGGCTTGGAATAGATAAGATCACAACTCCACCCAGAGCAAATTACACATACTCTATCGAAGCTTCCATTAATGCCGGCATTGACATG GTTATGGTTCCATTTCAATATATAGAGTTCTTGGAAGGATTGACTAAACTAGTGAACGGTGGATACATTCCTATGAGCCGTATCGACGATGCTGTTCGAAGAGTCTTGAGAGTTAAATTCTCCATTGGTCTCTTTGAGAACCCATTGGCAGAGGAAACTCTTGTCTCCGAGTTTGGATCTGAG GCGCATAGAGAAATAGCGAGAGAGGCGGTGAGAAAATCAATGGTGCTTCTAAAAAACGGGAAGACAAACGTAGATAAAGTTATTCCTCTCCAGAGAAATGTGAAAAAGATCGTTGTTGCTGGAGCACACGCTAACAACATGGGTTGGCAATGTGGTGGCTTTACTCTCACTTGGCAAGGATTCAATGGAACCGGAGAAAACATTGGCCGTAACAAAGCCATGCAACTCCCTACCGGTAAAACCAGAG GAACTACAATCTTGGAAGCCATTATGAAGACTGTCGATCACACCACTGAAGTTGTCTACGCGGAGGAACCAAACCAAGATACGTCAAAGCTTCACATTGACGCAGCATACACAATTGTGGTCGTAGGTGAAGCTCCTTACGCAGAGACACAAGGGGACAGCACCACGCTAAGCATAGCCGCACCAGGTCCAGACACGATCAGGCACACGTGTGGTAGTGGTATGAAGTGTGTAGTGGTCCTAGTCACTGGACGTCCTCTCGTGATCGAGCCGTACCTTGACACCATCGACGCTCTTGTAGTCGCTTGGCTTCCAGGAACGGAAGGACAAGGAATCACTGATGTCTTGTTTGGTGATCATCCCTTCACGGGCACGTTACCTCGCACGTGGATGAAGAGTGTGACTCAGCTTCCCATGAACGTTGGCGACAAGAACTACGATCCTCTCTTCCCCTTCGGATACGGAATCAAAACATAA
- the LOC106296553 gene encoding autophagy-related protein 18a-like, with translation MATVSSSSPSSPWPNPNPDSTSPSDSHSHHRDRGDDAEPLDSFSSMTLNSEDPNHNPDPIQTPSSPPAPDSPATPPPSLLHLSFNQDHACFAVGTSRGFRILNCDPFREIFRRDFDRGGGVAVVEMLFRCNILALVGGGPDPQYPPSKVMIWDDHQSRCIGELSFRSDVRSVRLRRDRIVVVLEQKIFVYNFVDLKLMHQIETIANPKGLCAVSQGAGGSMVLVCPGLQKGQVRIEHYASKRTKFVMAHDSRIACFALTQDGGLLATASSKGTLVRVFNTVDGTLRQEVRRGADRAEIYSLAFSSNAEWLAVSSDKGTVHVFGLKVNSGSQVKETPPIAAELTRSSSSPSSSLSLFKGVLPKYFSSEWSVAQFRLVEGTQYIVAFGHQKNTVVILGMDGSFYRCQFDPVNGGEMSQLEYHNCLKPPSVF, from the exons ATGGCCACCGTCTCCTCCTCCTCCCCCTCTTCTCCCTGGCCCAACCCTAATCCCGATTCCACGTCTCCCTCAGATTCCCACTCCCACCACCGCGATCGTGGAGACGACGCCGAGCCTCTCGATTCCTTCTCCTCAATGACTCTCAACTCCGAAGATCCCAATCACAACCCCGATCCGATTCAAACCCCTTCCTCTCCACCCGCGCCGGATTCGCCGGCGACGCCTCCTCCATCCCTCCTCCACCTCTCCTTCAACCAAGACCACGCCTGCTTCGCCGTCGGCACCTCCCGCGGCTTCCGCATCCTCAACTGCGACCCCTTCCGCGAAATCTTCCGCCGCGATTTCGACCGCGGCGGCGGAGTCGCCGTCGTGGAGATGCTCTTCCGATGCAACATCCTAGCCCTCGTGGGCGGCGGGCCCGACCCCCAGTACCCTCCCAGCAAGGTCATGATCTGGGACGATCACCAGAGCCGGTGCATCGGCGAGCTCTCCTTCAGGTCCGACGTTAGGTCCGTAAGGCTCAGGAGGGATCGGATCGTTGTCGTTCTTGAGCAGAAGATCTTTGTCTACAACTTCGTGGACCTCAAGCTGATGCATCAGATCGAGACGATCGCGAATCCTAAGGGGCTGTGCGCTGTCTCTCAGGGTGCTGGTGGCTCGATGGTGTTGGTGTGCCCTGGCTTGCAGAAAGGGCAGGTGAGGATCGAGCATTATGCTTCTAAGCGGACTAAGTTCGTCATGGCTCATGATTCGAGGATTGCTTGCTTCGCTCTCACGCAAGATGGGGGTTTGTTGGCTACGGCTAGCTCTAAGGGGACTCTTGTTCGGGTGTTTAATACTGTTGACGGCACCTTGCGCCAAGAG GTTAGGAGGGGTGCAGATAGAGCGGAGATATATAGCCTCGCTTTCTCTTCAAATGCTGAATGGCTAGCTGTCTCAAGCGACAAAGGAACTGTCCATGTCTTTGGTCTCAAAGTCAACTCCGGCTCTCAAGTGAAAGAGACACCCCCAATTGCAGCTGAACTTACCCGCTCTTCCTCATCCCCATCATCCTCTCTGTCATTATTCAAAG GAGTGTTGCCGAAGTATTTCAGCTCGGAATGGTCGGTGGCTCAGTTCAGATTGGTTGAAGGAACTCAGTACATAGTCGCGTTTGGTCATCAGAAGAACACTGTTGTTATTCTTGGCATGGATGGGAG CTTCTACAGATGCCAGTTTGATCCAGTGAACGGGGGAGAAATGTCTCAGCTTGAGTATCACAACTGTCTAAAACCACCTTCTGTTTTCTAG
- the LOC106298661 gene encoding NADH dehydrogenase [ubiquinone] iron-sulfur protein 5-B-like, with protein sequence MASGWGITGNKGRCYDFWMDFSECMSHCREPKDCSLLREDYLECLHHSKEFQRRNRIYKEEQRKLRAASRKGQDTGGDATTNTSNH encoded by the exons ATGGCGTCGGGGTGGGGAATAACGGGGAACAAAGGGAGATGTTACGATTTCTGGATGGATTTCAGCGAGTGTATGTCTCATTGCAGAGAGCCCAAGGACTGCTCTCTTCTTCGCGAAGACTACCTCGAGTGTCTTCACCATTCCAAAGAG TTCCAACGAAGAAACAGGATATACAAAGAGGAACAACGCAAACTGAGAGCAGCTTCAAGGAAAGGCCAAGATACCGGCGGTGATGCCACCACTAATACTAGTAATCACTAG
- the LOC106296429 gene encoding UDP-glucuronic acid decarboxylase 2-like: MASELINRRHEADQPDADAYYPRPIKPWSSTVTRPMRYMLREQRLLFVLVGIAIATLVFTIFPRSTPYSDPFSGYGIRPDDESYVPAFQAQRRPSLSMGATGGKIPLGLKRKGMRVVVTGGAGFVGSHLVDRLMARGDTVIVVDNFFTGRKENVMHHFGNPNFELIRHDVVEPILLEVDQIYHLACPASPVHYKFNPVKTIKTNVVGTLNMLGLAKRVGARFLLTSTSEVYGDPLQHPQVETYWGNVNPIGVRSCYDEGKRTAETLTMDYHRGANVEVRIARIFNTYGPRMCIDDGRVVSNFVAQALRKEPLTVYGDGKQTRSFQFVSDLVEGLMKLMEGEHVGPFNLGNPGEFTMLELAKVVQETIDPNANIEFRPNTEDDPHKRKPDITKAKELLGWEPKVSLRQGLPLMVKDFRQRVFGDQKEGSSVTTKTTSA; encoded by the exons ATGGCGAGCGAGCTGATCAACCGTCGACACGAGGCTGACCAACCAGACGCCGATGCTTACTACCCGAGACCTATCAAACCGTGGTCCTCCACCGTGACACGTCCTATGCGTTACATGCTCCGTGAACAGAGACTCCTCTTCGTTCTCGTCGGCATTGCCATCGCGACGTTGGTCTTCACAATCTTCCCTCGCTCCACCCCCTACTCGGATCCCTTCTCCGGTTACGGAATCAGGCCCGACGACGAGTCGTACGTTCCCGCGTTCCAGGCCCAGAGGAGGCCCAGTCTCTCGATGGGAGCAACAGGCGGGAAAATCCCGCTCGGTTTGAAACGCAAAGGGATGAGAGTGGTGGTGACAGGTGGCGCGGGGTTCGTGGGATCGCATCTGGTGGATCGGTTGATGGCGAGAGGAGACACGGTGATCGTCGTTGACAACTTCTTCACGGGACGTAAAGAGAACGTTATGCATCATTTCGGTAACCCTAACTTCGAGCTCATACGTCACGATGTGGTGGAGCCGATACTACTTGAGGTGGATCAGATCTATCATTTGGCGTGCCCTGCCTCCCCTGTTCACTACAAGTTCAACCCCGTCAAGACTATCAAGACGAATGTGGTCGGGACGTTGAACATGCTTGGTCTGGCGAAGAGAGTCGGTGCTAGGTTTCTCCTGACGAGTACCAGTGAAGTTTACGGTGATCCTCTTCAGCATCCTCAGGTGGAGACTTACTGGGGCAACGTTAATCCCATCG GTGTTCGTAGTTGCTACGACGAAGGGAAGCGTACCGCTGAGACGCTAACCATGGACTATCACCGTGGAGCCAATGTTGAG GTCAGGATTGCTAGGATCTTCAACACCTACGGTCCAAGAATGTGCATAGATGATGGGCGTGTTGTCAGCAACTTCGTTGCGCAG GCACTAAGGAAAGAACCATTGACTGTTTATGGTGATGGGAAGCAGACAAGAAGTTTCCAGTTTGTTTCTGATCTG GTTGAAGGTTTGATGAAATTGATGGAAGGAGAACATGTAGGGCCATTTAACCTCGGTAACCCTGGTGAATTCACCATGCTCGAGCTCGCTAAG GTGGTGCAAGAGACGATAGATCCAAACGCAAACATAGAGTTCAGACCAAATACAGAGGATGATCCTCACAAGAGAAAGCCTGACATCACAAAGGCCAAGGAGCTTCTTGGTTGGGAACCAAAGGTGTCTCTTCGTCAGGGACTCCCTCTCATGGTCAAAGACTTCCGTCAACGTGTCTTTGGTGACCAGAAGGAAGGCTCCTCCGTAACTACCAAAACAACCTCAGCTTAA
- the LOC106296430 gene encoding small nuclear ribonucleoprotein Sm D2-like has translation MSRPMEEDTNHGKTEEEEFNTGPLSVLMMSVKNNTQVLINCRNNRKLLGRVRAFDRHCNMVLENVREMWTEVPKTGKGKKKALPVNRDRFISKMFLRGDSVIIVLRNPK, from the exons ATGAG TAGGCCAATGGAAGAGGATACCAAC CACGGAAAGACCGAAGAGGAGGAGTTCAACACGGGACCGCTTTCTGTTTTGATGATGAGTGTTAAGAACAACACTCAGGTGTTGATCAATTGCCGCAACAACAGGAAACTCCTTGGCCGTGTTAGGGCTTTCGACAGGCACTGCAACATGGTTCTCGAAAACGTCAGAGAAATGTGGACTGAG GTACCGAAAACTGGGAAAGGAAAGAAGAAAGCTCTTCCCGTCAACAGAGATCGCTTCATTAGCAAGATGTTTCTCCGTGGTGACTCTGTCATTATCGTTCTCAGGAATCCCAAGTAA
- the LOC106296691 gene encoding 60S ribosomal protein L7a-1-like produces MAPKRGVKVVAKKKTEKVTNPLFERRPKQFGIGGALPPKKDLTRYIKWPKSIRLQRQKRILKQRLKVPPALNQFTKTLDKNLATQLFKVLMKYRPEDKAAKKDRLLKKAQAEAEGKPSESKKPIVVKYGLNHVTYLIEQNKAQLVVIAHDVDPIELVVWLPALCRKMEVPYCIVKGKSRLGTVVHQKTAACLCLTTVKNEDKLEFSKILEAIKANFNDKYEEYRKKWGGGIMGSKSQAKTKAKERVLAKEAAQRMN; encoded by the exons ATG GCACCAAAAAGGGGAGTGAAAGTGGTTGCCAAGAAGAAGACG GAGAAGGTTACTAATCCGTTGTTTGAGAGAAGGCCAAAGCAGTTTGGTATCGGTGGTGCTTTGCCTCCTAAGAAGGACTTGACTCGTTACATCAAATGGCCTAAGTCCATCCGTCTTCAAAGACAGAAGCGTATCCTTAAGCAGAGGCTCAAGGTCCCTCCGGCTTTGAACCAGTTCACCAAGACTCTTGACAAGAACCTTGCAACCCAGCTTTTCAAGGTTCTTATGAAGTACAGGCCAGAGGACAAAGCTGCAAAGAAGGATCGTCTTTTGAAAAAGGCTCAAGCCGAGGCTGAGGGAAAGCCTTCTGAATCCAAGAAGCCCATTGTCGTCAAGTATGGACTCAACCACGTGACTTACCTCATCGAGCAGAACAAGGCACAGCTTGTTGTCATTGCTCACGATGTTGACCCTATCGAGCTGGTCGTCTGGTTACCTGCACTTTGCAGAAAGATGGAAGTGCCTTACTGCATTGTTAAAGGCAAATCTCGTCTTGGAACA GTCGTTCATCAGAAGACTGCTGCTTGTTTGTGCTTAACCACTGTCAAGAACGAGGACAAGCTCGAGTTCAGCAAAATCCTTGAAGCCATCAAG GCAAACTTTAACGACAAGTACGAGGAGTACAGGAAGAAGTGGGGAGGAGGGATAATGGGATCCAAGTCTCAAGCCAAGACCAAAGCTAAGGAGAGGGTTCTTGCCAAGGAGGCTGCCCAGAGAATGAACTAA
- the LOC106297003 gene encoding LOW QUALITY PROTEIN: pentatricopeptide repeat-containing protein At3g62890-like (The sequence of the model RefSeq protein was modified relative to this genomic sequence to represent the inferred CDS: deleted 2 bases in 1 codon) → MVITRVCISYTINPIFHIRHLKLESFLWNLIIRAALHHNLSPHSPFSVYLRMRRHSVTPDFHTFPFLLPSFNNPTHLPLGRRTHAQILLFGLHADPFVRTSLLNMYSSCGDLASAHRVFDESISKDLPAWNSVANAYAKAGSIDVARKLFGEMPERNVISWSSLISGYVTCGRNREALGLFREMQLSKIRPNEFTLSAVLSACGRLGALEQGKWVQAYVDKYNVEIDVVLGTSLIDMYAKCGSLERAKLVFVSLGCKKDVKAYSAMMCCFAMYGLTEECFQLFSEMTSNNINPNSVTFVGLLGACVHGGLVEEGRSYFAMMVEKFGITPSIQHYGCMVDLYGRAGLIEEAERFIASMPVEPDELIWGSLLSGSRTLGDVKTCEAALKKLIELDPLSSGAYVLLSNVYAKTGRWIEVKRIRQEMEVKGIKKVPGCSSVEVDGVIHEFVVGDESEEDSESIYAMLGEVMQRLREEAGYVSDTKEVLLDLDEEGKVETLSYHSEKLAIAFCLMKTRPVTPVRIIKNLRICGDCHLVMKLISKIYGREIVVRDCNRFHHFRDGSCSCRDYW, encoded by the exons ATGGTAATAACGAGAGTATGT ATATCATATACTATAAATCCGATATTTCATATTCGACATCTAAAGCTCGAGTCTTTCCTATGGAACCTCATCATTCGCGCCGCTCTTCATCACAATCTCTCCCCACATTCTCCCTTCTCCGTCTACCTCCGTATGCGCCGCCACTCCGTCACACCCGACTTTCACACTTTCCCCTTTCTTCTCCCTTCTTTCAACAACCCCACTCACCTTCCTCTCGGCCGACGAACCCACGCTCAGATTCTTCTCTTTGGTCTTCACGCTGACCCCTTCGTCCGCACTTCTCTCCTCAACATGTACTCTTCCTGCGGCGACTTGGCCTCTGCGCATCGAGTCTTCGATGAGTCTATCTCAAAGGACTTACCCGCGTGGAACTCGGTGGCGAACGCCTACGCGAAAGCAGGGTCGATCGATGTTGCGCGGAAGCTGTTCGGCGAAATGCCTGAGAGAAACGTGATCTCGTGGAGCTCCTTGATAAGCGGATACGTCACGTGCGGGAGAAACAGAGAAGCTCTTGGCTTGTTCCGAGAGATGCAGTTATCTAAAATCAGACCAAACGAGTTCACATTGTCGGCTGTGCTCTCCGCATGTGGGAGATTGGGCGCGCTTGAGCAAGGGAAGTGGGTTCAGGCTTACGTGGATAAGTACAATGTTGAGATTGACGTAGTCTTAGGCACATCTCTCATTGACATGTACGCCAAATGTGGGAGTCTTGAGAGAGCAAAACTTGTTTTCGTTTCCTTGGGATGCAAGAAAGACGTCAAAGCCTACAGTGCGATGATGTGCTGCTTTGCAATGTACGGATTAACAGAAGAGTGTTTCCAGCTGTTCTCTGAGATGACGTCTAACAACATAAACCCAAACTCTGTGACTTTCGTGGGCCTTCTCGGTGCTTGCGTTCACGGCGGTCTTGTAGAGGAAGGAAGATCATACTTTGCGATGATGGTTGAGAAGTTCGGTATCACTCCATCGATCCAGCATTATGGATGTATGGTTGATCTCTACGGTAGAGCGGGTTTGATCGAAGAAGCAGAGAGGTTTATAGCTTCTATGCCTGTGGAGCCTGATGAACTCATCTGGGGGTCTCTCTTGAGCGGGTCGAGAACGCTTGGGGATGTCAAGACTTGCGAAGCTGCACTCAAGAAACTCATCGAGCTAGATCCCTTGAGTAGCGGAGCCTATGTGCTTTTATCAAATGTATATGCCAAAACAGGGAGGTGGATAGAAGTTAAGCGTATCAGACAAGAAATGGAG GTAAAAGGTATCAAGAAAGTTCCTGGGTGCAGCTCTGTTGAAGTAGATGGCGTGATTCACGAGTTTGTTGTGGGAGACGAGTCTGAAGAAGACAGCGAGAGTATTTACGCTATGCTCGGTGAGGTAATGCAGAGGCTGAGAGAAGAAGCTGGATATGTTTCGGATACAAAAGAGGTTTTACTTGATCTTGATGAGGAAGGTAAAGTAGAGACGTTGTCTTACCACAGTGAGAAACTGGCGATCGCCTTCTGTTTGATGAAGACGAGGCCTGTAACTCCGGTGAGGATTATCAAGAACCTTAGAATCTGTGGGGATTGTCATCTTGTGATGAAGCTGATCTCGAAGATATACGGTAGAGAGATTGTTGTAAGAGACTGTAATAGATTTCACCATTTTAGAGACGGATCTTGCTCTTGTAGAGATTATTGGTGA